The following nucleotide sequence is from Hylaeus volcanicus isolate JK05 chromosome 3, UHH_iyHylVolc1.0_haploid, whole genome shotgun sequence.
atattcagtGACAACATAAGAACCGTTTACAGCctaagaaatattaaaccgTTTAGCTCATACTTGAACGGATACGAAAGCTCCATGTCTTAACAATAACTCGACGCACTGTCGATGACCTTTACAAGATGCTAAATGCAAAGGCGTTTTGCCGGTATTGTCTTTAATATTAGTATTTGGAAATAATGGTAAAAGTAAGCTCAATATTTCACTGTGTCCATAATATGCCTGTAAGAACATACacgtggaataattaattgtattgaCGATGATACTAAAGATTATATTATTGGATGCATTCAGTGAGCTAATTATGAAAACTGATCATTACGACTGTTTTAAATCTAAATCACTGTTTCTCTAATCGCTGATGGAAAGCACCGAGGTTGTGGATTGGCACCaagatttaaacaatttaaacagTGTCACTTGTGTTATGTCTCTATCAGATCTTTATCAGGTTTTAACTGTCGTTatctaattgtaaaatatgaatattgaaaTCTTCTAGTATACAGTGATAGTGGTTTCTAGTGATTGGATCAGTGATCAGTGATCAGTTCACTGAATGCACACCCATTGATTTGTTTGATCATACAGCAAGATGTAAAGGTGTCAACGCTGGTGCCTGTGGTTCTTGTTTATCTGCTGAATTAGACGATGTATCCAAGTTCACTTGTGGACAAGCTTCTAATAGAGCTTTTAAAGCAGGCTGATTTCCTCCAGCTACCGCATAATGAATTGCAGTAAAACCACGTTTATCGCACAAACGTGGATCTGCTTTATGTTTCAGTAAATATTGAACGCATCTAAAAGAgtaatagaaattcaaatgttatgattattatgaaagaaagaaattatggTTGTttgaattgtataatatttaattatatcgtaATGTCATGTCTTTTGTTTGATAAGCTATATACAAATAAGCTACATACTGAGCACCAGAATCCGTAGGATTCGAGGCCGCTGCTAAATGCAAAGGGGTTGCGCCGTCAACGTCTTGTGCGTTGGAATCACTTCCAAATCCAACCAATGTGAAAACACAAAGGTAATGACCCTGGCTAGCAGCATAATGAAGTGCTAATCTATCATCGTTATCGGTTAATCGAAAATTAGCACCGCTGGATAGTAATAAATCTAAACAATCCACAGATCCTTTGAATGCCGCTAAATGCAACGGTGTCCTACCACCAGCATCTCTTGTATCTATACGTCTGCTATCGACTTGTAACAATTTTCTACAAACCTGCGGATGTTATCAATCAAAACGTTAATGTTAGAACTAGAAGCAATATTAACACTCTATAACCCCGTATGACTCTGAAGTCGTATACGTATTagtatcaacattttttaaatctgatttaactttattaaatgtatgtattaattacaaacaatcTGTTCACAAcaatttgacaatttttcaCACTAGGGTTAGTACAATTGGCAGCTTATGTGTATTCAGCTTTCAACTTATATCCCATTATTAGTGTTTACCAATAGTCTTATCATAGAATTTGTTTCGCAAACCACGTACAATTTGGATTATAGCGAGTTAATACGTTTGAATACTTTACCTCGACATGCCCTGCTAGACAACTCAGGTGCAACGGCCTACGTAGTTCAACGTTGCGTGCTGCTGGAGAGGCACCATATTCCAACAAAGTCGTTGTCAAACACTCGTGACCGaacctaaataaaatttcaaatgggaataaatatggaaaaataaaaaataataaacaaaactaaagTTTTCCATTGTATTTTACCAAGCAGCTATGTGTAGAGCggtatttctaattttatccTCGATATGCGGTAATGCACCAGCGTCTAATAAAGTTTTTGATCGAGTAAATCTTCCGTGAATTGCAGTCATATGTAAAGGCGTATGTCCATCTTTCGactgaacatttatttttgaaccAGCTTGTAAAAGTACTTCTAAACAGTTAACACCGTGTGGACTAGCTGCGGCAACGTGTAGCGAACTTTGTCGTCGGTAGTTTACAGTCTCTGTTCAAACGATTATTCGTTGTAAACTCGATCgggaaacattgatttttactttttataaatcatCTCACCAATGTTAACGGAATTTGCAATTAATTCTTTAACCGCGTCTGCGTGGCCGTTTAAACATGCAATATGCAGAGGTGTATTTCCATACTCATTCCTTGCTTCGATATCTGCTCCagcattaattaatatacgCATACATTCAACGTTACCAGAAGCTGCAGCTGCGTGTAGTGGAGTGTATAAATCTCGATCCTTAACATAAAAACATACATGTTAACCAGACTTGGACATTAGTAAATCTTTATCTagataatacatttttattcaaattcacaGTGTTCATTGGGAAATATAGCTTTATCTAGACAAAGCATTATTCGTCATTCTTATTCATTATTTGGATAACTTATGCGACACACCAATATAAACAGCACTTTGCAATCATACAGAAAAAGTTTTAGAGAAAGTTACATTACTTTAACGTTCACATCTGCTCCATGTGCTATGAGTATTTTCACAATACTTTCATGACCCATGTATGCTGCAAAATGTATAGCTCTACGATGTTTTTTATCATGAGCATTTACTATGCAGCCAACTCGAATCAAATATTCTGTCATTTTAAGATGTCCATTGTAAGCTGCATGATGCAAACATGTTCTGCCACTTCtgaagaaaatatatgcaCTTGTTAATACATGTAcaagtaatataattaaagattATCAAATATACAAACCTGTCTGGTATGTTAACATTCCTTACGTATGGAAGTATCAGTTTTGCACATTGCACAGCATTATTTGCTGCTGCTACATGTAAAGGAGTTTGCCAATTGCGGTCCCAAATATTGACATTTGctttatagtataataaaacatcCACTACGTTATGATGCCCTAAGCAACAGGCTCTATGCAACGGAGTTAACATTTTCTTATCTAGAGCACTTACTTCAGCTCCATGCAATAGAAGCGTTTCTACAATTGTTCTATTTCCCATAAATGCAGCTGCATGGAGAAGAGAACGTTTTTCTACGTCTTGCCAATTTGCATCTTCTTGTTTTGATAGCAACGCTAGAACTTCTTCTGCGTTTCCATAAAATATAGCTCGCAATAGGGGTGACTATAAAAACATCAAAGACCATTTTATAACTAcgaatatcatattttattttgcatatatgttttttaagaacaaatatcattaagaaatattcaagaatattaacatattttgtGTGGACTAGATAATTTTAGCTCAGTGGTTATAAGCAAGGTAAATGAAATAACCTTTTATATGAGTGATCCGTAACTGTATACCATGACATGTGTTAAGTTGCTTAAAGTTTGATCTGACAAAGAtacaataacagaaaataatgCGAAACATcataaaatgacaaattttcaagattatCATGGTACATAATGcaccaatttatttaaattaatatatattttttaaacttcaaGTTATATAATAatcgataaacaaaaatgaaatacaaacgaGACTATTATgctcgagaaaattaaaaagaaatccggTGATTGACACATGAGTCTAACCTCCGACTTTGTAGTTTCTTTAATGTATTCGAAGATTGTTTAGAGAAATACATTCgctaaaagaaataaaacaacgtACCCCATCGTGCAGTATCTGCACGTTCATGATTAACCAGTTTcgcaatttatacaaatacgggagtatttataaaaaacacAATCACGGGAGTGTAAAAAACTGACATAGTAGTGTGTGACTCATACTTCAACACGTACAGTCCAGTTTGTTACTTTCATTTTGCCGTGAACAATTTCTTACAAgcgtatcgtttaatttaattgtcatTTCAGGCGAACAGCGGCATCGTTTCAGTGAAAATAACTACCAAAAATATGCATTATAATACTATTTTCAAGTATAAACAGTAATAGCAATAGCTATCTTTGCATGGTACACTCCATCTTTGTTTCTATTGAGTTCTCAGAAGCTTGTAAACAGATAAATATAACACCCAGCGTGTCGCGCGAGAATTGAAAAGGGTTTACGTATCTTGATTCGTTTCAAAactcgaatgaattttttccaaatttcagCGCACATTGtgtgtatattttgtatatttcaacATATTTCGGTATTTCGTATGTAagtgacaaataaaattaatttaaaattatttaaaaatccacTGTGACGAGCCCAAAAGAAGcctttttacaatttttgttatttcttattaaattaattaaagattgGGAGAAGGATATATTATTAAGGATACGTTAAAGTGGTtttgtaaatgtttatattaaatataaataaaaattaacggaaatatacatacaggaCCGATTTTACCAATATTGGCGGCccgggcaagattatcgtggcCCCCCTTCAAgggtatatacagggtgacccaaaaatgttgtaacaccttgaaatgggtggttcgggaggtgatttgaaacaactttttccttagcgaaaatgttgtctgaggcttcgttgaggagatattaacagaaaaccccgaccaatcggagcgcgagtatgccagtggagcggccgcggtagcgtaggctacgcgctctgattggccaatgttttctgttaatatctcctcaacgaagcctcagacaacattttcgctaaggaaaaagttgtttcaaatcacctcccgaaccacctctttcaaggtgtgacaacatttttgggacatcccGTATATCGGTATATTCGTAAACTAGGGATACCGGACTGCGACGCCCCCAAAAATCTGGCGCCCCGGGCGGTTGCTCGACCGCCCCCCGCCCCAACGCCGGCGCTATATACATAACAATGTTCCAGTCCGTAAAAAATTCCGCTTTCAAAGGCGGGATCGAAATCATTATCATggttcgatttaaaaaaaaaatattttcttaatgtaCCTAAATGTAGGAATCGTTAAGCGTAGCTGTTTCttctcttaaattatttttttcacaaaatggcGCACTAAAATTTGTGGgaaaattaagatttttactttaacatgtgccaaaaaaaaacgattacGCTTAACGATTACTACGTTTATGTGGagtttacataattattcacAGTTTATTTATGTGCTTATCTGCTTATCTCCATCAAAATCAGTGTCTGCTACGATACTCCTCTATTctgtaaaatgaaacaaaaaatctaTTTGAAGGAGAAAAGCGgagaaaacgaaacgatttgAAGTGACGAGTAATGCGTGTTCATCTTCTGTATGCTGTAATATCGCGATGAAAGAGGTTCGATACATATATCACGACTAcacgttaattttaaagtggaATGGATGTCGATGCAATCGATAGATCTGAATGTTTGGCGAACAAAAAGGTTTTGGATAATATCGAAGAGGATTCGAAACATGGCTCTCTTAGCGTAGCGCCGTCaaacttgaaatttactttttattctgGAAACCTTGAAGTTCAGGAAAAGACGATAGAgatcacgaattatttttcgaaaccaTGTCCGATTCAACTGTTACCGTTAAAAACTCATTACTTCCAGATTCGAACTGCCTCTCAGGTTAAGGAGGAATTTTTATGCTCAAAAGAAAATGTGTCCTTTGTTCTCGCAATTTGGGGTGCGTGACAGATtgcaaaaatgtacatttattgcAGAGAAGGTGGCTCAGTCCCGGATCGagttttaaaatacatatttttttcactCCCGATGAAGAGAGAAACTACAACGATATCTTAAAGATCCATTACTTCAACAATCAACAGTTACAGATTAAAATTACCGCAGAAATAACtactcgtttttcttttcctacAAACGTAAACTTTGGAGCCGTTCCACTTGGTCGAGCGTAAGTTCATCGTTCAATTCGTATATGACTTGCGTAGTGagtataattgtttattgtttaaGGGCTTGCTACGAAATACCAATATATTCCcatgcaaagaaaaaaatctctTTCGCTATTATGCCATCTAAAGAAGACTCGTGTGTCGACATCTATCCTCGGTGGGgtaaatttgcattttatgaTATTCTTTATGTTAGGGGTCCCAACTTAACATATGTTATAAGGCTAACACCAGAAATGaataggaataaaaatatcgccAATCAACGAATTCTTGACTTCAGCCAAATTTGTTATTGATTGCTTGATTAATTGATTGGCATTGGTTTACAATTCAGTTTAAGCTAGCGCCTCCAACGACAAAGTCTGAGTATCTCTTCCAAGTGTAATTATACAACAAATGTTTTACATGCAATTTGAATGCAATATTGCAATAATTCTTTAAGTGAAACTTTTGAAGGCACGGTGtgtaaattgaaaactatGCAACGAAAAAGCGTCAGTAAAAAGAGACAAGCGAtctacaggatgtcccaaaaatgttgaaggtcTTTGAAAGGGgcggttcggggggtgatttgaaacaactttttccttagcgaaaatgttgtccaaggTTTCGTTagggagatattaacagaaaaccacAACCAATCAGAGCCCCCGCGGTaacgtaggctacgcgctaagcggccccttcgaccaatcagattgcGTGTACGCTACGCGCTCCAccagcatactcgcgctctgattggtcggggttttctgttaatatctccttaacgaagcctcggacaacattttcgctaaggaaaaagttgtttcaaatcaccccccgaaccgcccctttcaaggacctccaccatttttgggacaccctctATATATAATTTCCCAATACTCTGTCTTCTCTATGTGCTATagtcagtgatgggcaaaacactagggttcgaataaatctgaagttagCCGGTCTGTCTatctcctttcctcttttgaaaattttccaaagaaggaaacgagacaaacacgtcggcaaacttcagatttattcgaatcctagggttttgcccttCTCTGGCTATAGTTGGTAGCGCCTTCACTCCTACATTTCATACATTCACAAACAaaagttttgtaaaaattgtgtCGACAGTTGGGAACCCCCATTCGAAAATGTTCATTACTTGATAATTTAAGTTGTCGCAATACAtgttttagtttctttttaggACATATTATACCAGGTCAAGAACCCCTAATAATCATGGTAATTTATAGACCGTTTCGGTATATAAGTTTCAACTTCCAAATTCGAATATTCATAACAGATTTATGTAAAGTTCCCcacattataaatttctacgcATATACTCGTCCAGGAATTTTACGGTGAGAATGCTTGATACCAACCTCtattaagaaaatgaattcgattatttagtacacatatgtataatgaataatataatggcttttttatttttagggaAACATTGGAGAATATTGAATCGAAAACTAAAAACAAAGTGAAACCTGCGAAAACAGACGCAATATCTCGAAAGAAGGTGACACCAATTTCCGTGAATCAAAATACGCCAAAAGCTTGCGCGGAGAAATCTACCGTGAAAATGTCGAGCTGCGAggaaagtttattaaaaaagtgcAGTTATTTTCCCTTGTATGCATTACATGCCGTCAATTGCATAATGAATTCAAAAACTCTAAAGTCACATGGGGAACACGAGTTAAAAGGTTAGAAGTAACGAATAAGTAAAtgtaattcataaatattattttgattttgagAGGAGGGAGGCATTGATCAATGTAGCCTCGGGTACCGGAAACCCTAGAGACGGCCTTGTATACAATCTGTTTGTTAtccattgagctctatccttaGGATAGTGCTCAATGTTGTTATCATAATAAGCTGCATCCAGAAGGCTGAGATGCCAGAATTGCTTCCGACTCACACACGCATGCGTACTCTTTTTCACGTCAGTAGAGTATCTAATACAACCATAAAACTGGTACCCTTAGTCGtcccaaaaattatttttgggcagagatgggcaaaaccctaggattcgaataaatctgaagtttgccgacgtgtttgtctcgtttccttcttttgaaaattttcaaaagaggaaaggagatagacagatcggcaaacttcagatttattcgaaacctaggattttgcccatcactgccaAAAATGATATTAGTATAAAAGAATATGGATCACACATTGTTGGTGTTTTTTGATGGGTGTATTGATAGTCTTCCCAGTTTCTTACATACAGAGTGccacaaaaatgttgtaacaccttgaaaggggtagttcgggaggtgatttgaaacaactttttccttagcgaaaatgttgtccgaggtttcgttgaggagatattaacggaaaaccccgaccaatcagagggcgagtatgccggtggaccGCCCGTGGTAGGCGTAGCAACGCGCTAAGCGGTCGcttcgaccaatcagagcgcgcagAGCTCatgctctgattggtcggggttttctgatAATATCTGCAAGtctcggataacattttcgataAGGAAAGCGTTGTTTCAAATCtcctcccgaatcacctctatcaagatgttacaacatttttgggacaccctatacTTTTGCTCATGAACATGAAATTTGTTAGACTCCTGACTACTAGGTCTAGTACCGGCCATTACTCCTAGGCGTCGACCATGAGAATCTAAATCTAGGGTGCGTTCCATTTCACCTATTGCGCGCATGCAGGGccggttttagcaatattggcgcctcgggcaagattatcgtggcgTCCCTTCAGaggcttaaaatttttaagaaaagaagaccaggtaataatatcaaacgatgAATCTGTAGCTAGATTGTAAAGAttgttaaattacaatatatagcAGCTTTACTGATCTAAACGGATAAAATCATATACTAGGAATACTGGACTGCGACGCCCCCAAAAATCTGGCACCCCGGGCTGTTGCTCGACCGCGCCAACCTTAACTCCGGCCCTGAGCGCATGGATCGCATTCAATGTGCTGCACGCATAATGCGCGCTAGGAAACGGAACACTTTTCCATACATTTGATGCGAATCAaaccaatttttttatgtaaaagaacaatttcaGTATTCAGTGACGAACACACTGTCTCTACTCACTGTCTACTCTATAGGAAATGTAATTAAGAAACTGTTTTGTTTAACCAGGCCCTCTAAACGTGTACATGTCCCAAATGATAGAGACGAAGGTTTTAAAActaaaggaatttttaataaagacgGAAAATTATCATCGTGAGAACGAATTAGCGAAATTTCATCATAAACCGAAAGTAAATTATGGAACGCGTGGTATCAACGataatcgaataattgaaatacaaGTGCAGCGGGAACAAGGATGGAACGACTATAAAGACTCGATGAATTTGAGCTGCGAAGAAGATGTATttgaacgaaaagaaattgaaaagataaAGCAGAGAATTTTGAGAACTTCTCAGAAAGTATACATTCTTCaagataacaaatttaattacgcatattttttcagaagtaaataatatatttttctgttttagtATCCGAAGGCAGTGTCAACGTCGTCTGAAAAGGGTCAATCGTGTCTACATTATAGCAACAATGTGCTGTTTCTTCAATCAGCCCGTaaaatcatattaaaaaatcgattgttGAAAGTACTTGGAAAATTGAGACAATTGACACCCGAATTAGTCGTTGAATTAGAAAAaccatttacaaaatattaataatataaggaGAACTTTGATAagataatatacagggtgtcccaaaactcgcataggagccggaaatggggtgtagctgagacgattctgaacaacaatttcctttgcaaaaatgtcggtggggacttcgtttttgaattattaacgaaaaacactgaccaatcacagGGCCCGATTAGCTCAAGCAGGGCTggcgcaaggcaggttcagcgcgttcgccAGAACCAGGCCCCGTGTTTTAAAAGGacccgcggtctacgaaaattactgaattaagaggcaccgattttgattaactttttacagactgatgataccattaacaaatggaagcaatttttgctgaggtgcaagacatttttttagtagcgatgattaaattgaaagtgacaaaaatcatcaaagtattattatttaatattcatcttataaaaaatatatagcttttgtaaataaataattcctcgttgtaaaatttaagtgtaggatttgaatgtgaattcaggccccgcaaCATTTTTGAACCCGACCCCGCAAAAGGTTACAGCAGCCCTGAGCTCGAGCCAGGAATGACTGTTGCGCCAGGTCGTTGCGTAGCcagctgagcgcgcgctaatcgggcgctgtgattggtcgatggtttttcgttaataattcaaaaatgaagcccccactgacatttttgtaaaggaaattgttgttcagaatcgtctcagctacctcccatttccgACTCCTAcgcgacttttgggacacccttaGACAAGATATTGGGTGCATTCAGTGGACCACTGTTCCAATCATTAGAAACCAGTGTCACTGTAGACTAGAGGATTTCAATAttgacattttataattagatAACGACAGTCAAAACCTGATAagtaaatttttagaaaacaaatatataccatatttgaaaaaaatcaatctTGGCGCTGACCACAACCTCAGTACTGCTCGGCGATTATAATACAATGCAGGGCAGGGCCGGTTTTAACAATATTGGCGCCccgggcaagattatcgtggcgTCCCTTCAGaggcttaaaatttttaagaaaagaagacaagGTGTTAATATCAAACGATGAATCTGTAGCTAGATTGCAAAGATTGTTAAACTACAACATATAGCAGCTTTACTAATCTACACCGGACTGCGACGCCCCCAAAAATCTGGCGCCCCGGGCGGTTCCCCGACCGTGCCCCCCACCCCTAACGCCGTCCCTGATGCAGGGTAACGAGGTTGTTGATTggcatcaaaattcaaacaatttaaacaGTGCCACTTGTGTCATGGTTCTATCAAATGGTCTAGTGATTTCTAGTCGTTatctaattgtaaaatatcaatattcgGTCCACTAAACGCACCCAATGATACTCACactttacaaatattacactGGCGTataagataattaaataacacgTATAATATAATGCGAGTCGTAAGTCAtacttttgtttactttaaaatttgcACGTATCATAGTGACCTCTATAGATGGCACTTGTGCGAATGCCGCCAAAACTTGGGAAAAATCGGCTGCTATTCTTCGCTGATGttgatttaataatgtaaagaACAAAGTTCGTAATTCTACAATAGAacttattataatttagtCTAACTTATagttttttactttcaattaatttgtagTAACTAATTGCTATGTTTAGATACGAAAAATGAGTGTAAAgattttcgattaaaagaaaatttcgcaTCGTGTGACTTGTatcgtttctaataattttatacagatGGATTTGTGCTTAACTTTTAACTGCAATGGAAAGGTGAACGGTAACGATTGGGAGTTAAGCAAGGAGAGTTTATTTCTACGTGGAGAAGTAAATAATGTTCTCTACCCACAAGATGAATATCCATTGTCCAATGTGGATGTCCAACTGTTCAATTTTACTATACCTTCTTCAACAGCTGTATTAGATTTAAAACATTATGTGAAATGCATGGcgtatgaaattctttttctatgaatatttaagtGTCCATGTCTCATATTAATACTCCTTCTACTTTTCTTTATAgcatgcaattaaaaatactcaATAGGCATGAAACTTATAATCATGttttaaattctaaagaggataacataaatttttattacgtaaGGCGAACTGTATGTGAATTCATTTCATACATTAGAATGTATTTGAACAGGTAAGATAAGGTTTGTCGTTTAAATCtaatttaatcgatttgtgttTTTCATAATGCAAAATTTGCAGTATTAAGTGGGATCTTCAATgcttacaaattataaatgaagatattgaagaagaatttaattcattattcattaccGTAAAAAAATTTCTCTGCAGACTACAAAATATACCAGATGCCACGTTTCATTATGCACCTTCTAAATTAGGCAATCAGGTTTGCatgaaaattatgtatattaatataatgcACTTATAGTTTTAATATGTGTTTTATGTGTTACAGTGTAAACAACCGGAATATCACATGTATCATATGCACTTAGAATTACGATggctttttatttcgttagtTTATACACGCAGTATATGTTATCAGTATTCAATGGAGACTCAATTAGACgaatttgaaaacattcaGGGAATAATAATCAACgatcttatttatatttcattgaagATATTTGAAACGGTAGAAGACCAAGTATCGGTTTcattaagaaaatgtatttacacATTTGTATTTGTGTATTATATGTTTTAGATGCCTTTATCGAGTTTACAACAGAAAACTCCATACAATTGTACTTGCATTCGTGAATTGTGGCTCATACTTCAAgtatttatcgataatttgTCAGAACGAATGAAATCAAAGGTATATATTAGATGTTTACCAATCAGAGGTGGATCTATACGATCATTTACcctatataaaacattttggaaaaagaTAGAATCCCTCGAagtaatttgtttgaaatgcGTCACTGTTACTGTACTCTTGAATATAGCTATAACATTTGTGTCTACAGACTTTTTGGGACTATGTGAACGAGAGTGTTAATGGATTATTAAATAGGAATGTATCCGATACTAAGCAAGAATCTTGGAATTGTAGCTTACCACCTTGTAAAAATTCTGAATTGTTTTGCCTCTGGCTTCTTTACAATCTTGTGCTTTTATATGGGTACAATATGGATGGTATATATATAGGTGCTAAATGTTCAAGGGtaattttacaattgtttTCGCATTGTTTCTGctgatattaattatataatattaactatTCATTCGTGCTCTTAAAGATTAGGCCTAATTACGAGCAGcttgaaaaaattttgaaaacgtaTATCTCTAAGGGTGGAAAAGATGGCGAAAgagatgaaattgatgaagaaTTACGCATAATGATAccattgttaaataatattgtaacaaaTTGGTGGCAACCACGAGTTTCgataatttctttactttgGGATTGCTTTCATAAAAGATTAGATGaacca
It contains:
- the LOC128873232 gene encoding cilia- and flagella-associated protein 221-like → MDVDAIDRSECLANKKVLDNIEEDSKHGSLSVAPSNLKFTFYSGNLEVQEKTIEITNYFSKPCPIQLLPLKTHYFQIRTASQRRWLSPGSSFKIHIFFTPDEERNYNDILKIHYFNNQQLQIKITAEITTRFSFPTNVNFGAVPLGRAACYEIPIYSHAKKKISFAIMPSKEDSCVDIYPRWGHIIPGQEPLIIMVIYRPFRYISFNFQIRIFITDLCKVPHIINFYAYTRPGILRETLENIESKTKNKVKPAKTDAISRKKVTPISVNQNTPKACAEKSTVKMSSCEESLLKKCSYFPLYALHAVNCIMNSKTLKSHGEHELKGPLNVYMSQMIETKVLKLKEFLIKTENYHRENELAKFHHKPKVNYGTRGINDNRIIEIQVQREQGWNDYKDSMNLSCEEDVFERKEIEKIKQRILRTSQKYPKAVSTSSEKGQSCLHYSNNVLFLQSARKIILKNRLLKVLGKLRQLTPELVVELEKPFTKY